A stretch of Faecalibacterium duncaniae DNA encodes these proteins:
- a CDS encoding carbohydrate ABC transporter permease, with amino-acid sequence MIKQKKLWDNTLTVIMALLCLLWIYPIVLILLNSLKKEGTFTTSTVFQLPTSETFAGLSNYVYGVIKMGFLSSLGYSLVITVSSVALILLCCSMTGWYLTRVNNKLSKFMNLLIVFSMVVPFQMVMFTLSKTADTLKLNTPWNICIIYLGFGAGLAVFMFTGFMKSVPMEIEEAAMIDGCNPIQIFFKVVFPILKPTMISTAILETMWVWNDYLLPTLVLDIKKYRTIPMAIQYFRGGYGRVELAPMMACIIIAIIPIIILYMTCQKYIIEGVVAGAVKG; translated from the coding sequence ATGATTAAACAGAAAAAGTTGTGGGATAACACTCTCACCGTCATCATGGCCCTGCTTTGCCTGCTGTGGATCTACCCCATCGTCCTGATCCTGCTGAACAGCCTGAAAAAAGAGGGCACCTTTACCACCTCTACCGTGTTCCAGCTGCCCACCAGTGAGACCTTTGCTGGCCTTTCCAACTACGTCTACGGCGTGATCAAAATGGGCTTCCTTTCCAGTTTGGGCTACAGCCTCGTCATCACCGTTTCCAGCGTGGCCCTCATCCTGCTGTGCTGCTCCATGACAGGCTGGTACCTGACCCGCGTGAACAACAAGCTCAGCAAGTTTATGAACCTGCTCATCGTGTTCTCGATGGTCGTCCCCTTCCAGATGGTCATGTTCACTCTGTCCAAGACCGCAGATACCCTCAAGCTGAACACCCCTTGGAACATCTGCATCATCTACCTGGGCTTTGGCGCCGGTCTGGCCGTGTTCATGTTCACCGGCTTTATGAAGAGCGTTCCCATGGAGATTGAGGAAGCGGCCATGATCGACGGCTGCAACCCCATCCAGATCTTCTTCAAGGTCGTGTTCCCCATCCTGAAGCCTACCATGATCTCCACCGCCATTCTGGAAACCATGTGGGTCTGGAACGACTACCTGCTGCCTACTCTGGTGCTGGATATCAAGAAGTACCGCACCATCCCCATGGCGATCCAGTACTTCCGCGGCGGCTATGGCCGTGTGGAGCTGGCTCCCATGATGGCCTGCATCATCATCGCCATTATCCCCATCATCATCCTGTACATGACCTGCCAGAAATACATCATTGAGGGTGTTGTTGCAGGCGCTGTCAAGGGCTAA
- the malQ gene encoding 4-alpha-glucanotransferase, whose translation MRACGILMPVFSLPGPFGIGTLGEEAFAFVDFLARAKQTYWQILPIGPTGYGDSPYQSFSAFAGNPYFIDFRVLHEQGYLTADEIPAEVPVGPVDYGVLYQQRPVVLQKAADRLLAAASVEYKDFCTAQSFWLDDYALFMAIKAEQGQAGLCDWPDDLRTRQPAAVAAARERLAGQVDYFKAVQFFFYTQWNALKAYANGKGIQLVGDIPIYVSPDSSDLWTRPELFQTDGQTHLTQVAGCPPDAFAADGQLWGNPLYDWPRHKAEDFAWWKRRMRHATSIYDVVRIDHFRGFESYYAIPAGNKTAAGGHWEKGPDRAFINAIHETLGQGGIIAEDLGYLTPEVKTMLAASGYPGMKIMQFAFDSREPGNYLPYTYPHNSVVYTGTHDNVTTEGWRQSASPEDVHYACRYLRCLPEDLTEAMICACLASVSDMAIIPMADWLHLGAEARINTPSTQGANWQWRLDTPLTSLLAEHIADLTALYDRVPAAADC comes from the coding sequence ATGCGAGCATGCGGCATTCTGATGCCCGTTTTTAGTCTGCCGGGGCCCTTTGGCATCGGCACGCTGGGGGAAGAAGCCTTTGCGTTCGTGGATTTTCTGGCCCGTGCAAAGCAGACCTATTGGCAGATCCTGCCCATTGGCCCCACCGGCTACGGTGACAGCCCCTACCAGAGCTTTTCCGCCTTTGCCGGAAATCCCTACTTTATCGATTTCCGTGTCCTGCACGAGCAGGGCTATCTGACCGCCGATGAGATTCCCGCTGAGGTTCCGGTTGGACCGGTGGACTACGGCGTGCTCTACCAGCAGCGCCCGGTGGTGCTGCAAAAAGCCGCTGACCGCCTGCTGGCAGCAGCCAGCGTGGAGTACAAAGACTTCTGCACGGCACAGAGCTTCTGGCTGGACGATTACGCCCTGTTCATGGCCATCAAGGCCGAACAGGGACAGGCAGGCCTGTGTGACTGGCCGGATGACCTGCGCACCCGCCAGCCTGCTGCCGTAGCCGCTGCCAGGGAGCGTCTGGCCGGGCAGGTGGATTATTTCAAGGCGGTGCAGTTCTTCTTCTACACCCAGTGGAACGCCCTGAAAGCCTATGCCAACGGCAAGGGAATCCAGCTGGTGGGAGATATCCCCATCTACGTCAGCCCGGATTCCAGCGATCTGTGGACACGGCCGGAGCTCTTCCAGACCGACGGCCAGACCCACCTGACGCAGGTGGCAGGCTGCCCCCCGGATGCCTTTGCGGCAGACGGTCAGCTCTGGGGCAATCCGCTCTACGACTGGCCCCGCCACAAGGCCGAGGATTTCGCCTGGTGGAAGCGCCGGATGCGGCACGCTACTTCCATTTATGATGTCGTGCGCATCGACCACTTCCGTGGTTTTGAGAGCTACTACGCCATCCCTGCCGGAAACAAGACAGCGGCGGGTGGCCACTGGGAAAAGGGGCCGGATCGCGCCTTCATCAATGCCATCCACGAGACCCTGGGTCAGGGCGGCATCATTGCAGAGGATCTGGGATACCTGACCCCTGAGGTCAAGACCATGCTGGCTGCCAGCGGCTATCCGGGCATGAAAATCATGCAGTTTGCCTTTGACAGCCGGGAACCGGGCAACTATCTTCCCTACACCTACCCTCACAACAGCGTGGTCTACACCGGCACCCATGACAATGTGACCACCGAAGGCTGGCGGCAGTCTGCCAGTCCCGAGGATGTCCACTATGCCTGCCGTTACCTGCGCTGCCTGCCCGAGGATCTGACAGAGGCTATGATCTGCGCCTGCCTTGCCAGTGTTTCGGATATGGCCATCATCCCCATGGCCGACTGGCTGCATCTGGGCGCGGAGGCCCGCATCAACACCCCCAGCACCCAGGGAGCCAACTGGCAGTGGCGGCTGGATACCCCGCTTACCAGTCTGCTGGCCGAGCACATTGCCGATCTGACAGCACTGTATGACCGGGTCCCGGCTGCGGCAGACTGCTAA
- a CDS encoding transposon-encoded TnpW family protein — translation MQMADAAAAARAPENTPAMVKKIGKTTYKVHVHFSNTSTETMSDKIKRMLKNEIQQM, via the coding sequence ATGCAGATGGCAGACGCCGCTGCTGCGGCCAGAGCGCCGGAAAACACGCCAGCGATGGTAAAGAAAATCGGCAAGACGACCTACAAGGTTCATGTCCATTTCAGCAATACCAGCACAGAAACCATGAGCGATAAAATCAAGCGTATGCTCAAAAATGAAATTCAGCAGATGTGA
- a CDS encoding ATP-binding protein, which translates to MIEITAEIRAFIDKAAAGVELAEDEYIDPSDGLIHCKKCGGQRQTVVPCFGKSGYFMPHCICQCQREAEEQRKAAEERQRRMERIKRRKAQGLQDRYLYDYTFSNDNRQNPLMDKAHAYVENWKEAYKSNIGLLLFGDVGTGKSFFAGCIANALLDQDVPVLMTNFPTILNRLTGMFSEDRSEFIASFDEYDLLIIDDLGVERSTEYAMEQMFFVIDSRYRSRRPMIITTNLKLSELKNPPDLAHARIYDRILERCAPILFDGKNFREENAGVTRQAAKDIVNSKHD; encoded by the coding sequence ATGATTGAGATTACCGCAGAAATCCGGGCATTCATCGACAAGGCAGCTGCCGGTGTGGAATTGGCTGAGGACGAGTATATAGACCCGTCAGACGGGCTCATTCACTGTAAGAAATGCGGCGGCCAGAGGCAGACCGTTGTGCCATGCTTCGGGAAATCCGGCTACTTTATGCCGCACTGCATCTGCCAGTGCCAGCGGGAGGCTGAGGAGCAGCGCAAGGCTGCTGAAGAACGGCAGCGCCGCATGGAGCGTATCAAACGCCGAAAGGCACAGGGCCTGCAAGACCGTTATCTGTACGACTACACATTTTCCAATGATAACAGGCAAAACCCATTGATGGACAAGGCTCATGCCTATGTGGAGAACTGGAAAGAGGCATATAAGAGCAATATCGGGCTTTTACTGTTTGGAGATGTGGGAACCGGCAAGTCTTTTTTCGCCGGATGTATTGCCAACGCTCTACTTGACCAGGATGTGCCGGTGCTGATGACGAACTTCCCCACCATTCTGAACCGCCTGACAGGGATGTTCTCTGAGGACAGGTCAGAGTTTATTGCCAGCTTTGACGAATATGACCTGCTTATCATTGACGATCTGGGTGTAGAGCGCAGTACCGAATATGCTATGGAGCAGATGTTTTTCGTCATCGACAGCCGCTATCGCAGCCGAAGACCCATGATTATCACAACAAACTTGAAACTGTCCGAGCTGAAAAATCCGCCTGATCTGGCCCACGCCCGTATCTATGACCGTATTTTGGAACGGTGTGCGCCGATCCTCTTTGACGGGAAGAATTTCCGGGAAGAAAATGCCGGTGTCACCCGACAGGCAGCAAAAGACATTGTAAACAGTAAGCACGATTGA
- a CDS encoding phage replisome organizer N-terminal domain-containing protein, producing MSDNRKYYYLKLKENYFDDDSIVLLESMQDGVLYSNILLKLYLKSLKHGGRLQLDEDIPYTAQMIATITRQQIGTVERALQIFLKLGLVEVLDSGTFYMSNIELLIGQSSTEAERKRAARLQNKALSALRTSGGHLSDIRPPEIEIELEKEIEIKREIEKVRPETGHPSHTYGRYQNVFLTDEELADLQVSFPAVWEQYIEKLSEYMASTGKRYQSHAATIRRWAGEDAKKTVTPSRNRDYSVKEDETV from the coding sequence ATGTCAGACAATCGAAAATATTATTACCTGAAACTCAAAGAAAACTATTTTGATGATGATTCCATCGTGCTGCTGGAAAGTATGCAGGACGGTGTGCTGTATTCCAACATTCTGCTCAAGCTGTACCTGAAATCGCTGAAACATGGCGGGCGGCTCCAGCTTGACGAGGACATCCCTTACACAGCGCAGATGATCGCTACCATTACCCGCCAGCAGATCGGCACTGTGGAGAGAGCCTTGCAGATCTTTTTGAAGCTGGGTCTTGTGGAAGTGCTGGACAGCGGCACATTCTACATGAGCAACATCGAACTTTTAATAGGCCAGTCCTCTACCGAGGCCGAGCGAAAGCGGGCTGCAAGGCTTCAAAATAAGGCTCTTTCTGCGCTCCGGACAAGTGGCGGACATTTGTCCGACATTCGTCCACCAGAGATAGAGATAGAGTTAGAGAAAGAGATAGAGATAAAGAGAGAGATAGAGAAGGTACGCCCTGAAACGGGGCACCCTTCCCACACCTATGGCCGTTACCAGAATGTTTTCCTGACGGATGAAGAACTGGCAGACTTGCAGGTCAGCTTTCCTGCTGTATGGGAACAGTACATCGAAAAGCTGTCCGAGTACATGGCTTCTACTGGCAAGCGTTATCAGAGCCATGCAGCGACCATCCGGCGTTGGGCCGGTGAGGACGCTAAAAAAACGGTCACACCCTCACGCAACCGGGATTACAGCGTAAAGGAGGATGAAACTGTATGA
- a CDS encoding cysteine-rich VLP domain-containing protein, whose translation MKNNKTEPIPVMDYRQYRRARKLVHECCNYIAGNCIALDDGEECICVQSISYSLLCRWFRAAVLPQDKELETALFHRLNAKKCAVCGALFTPGSNRAKYCPECAARMKRINAAKRKRKQREKCHALGAEKPL comes from the coding sequence ATGAAGAACAACAAGACTGAACCTATCCCTGTCATGGATTACCGCCAGTACCGCAGAGCGCGGAAACTGGTGCATGAGTGCTGCAACTACATTGCCGGAAACTGTATCGCCCTGGACGATGGGGAGGAATGTATCTGTGTCCAGTCCATTTCCTACTCCCTGTTGTGCAGGTGGTTTCGGGCGGCGGTATTGCCGCAGGATAAGGAACTGGAAACGGCGCTGTTCCACCGGCTGAATGCTAAGAAATGCGCCGTATGCGGGGCGCTGTTTACCCCCGGTTCTAACCGGGCTAAATACTGCCCGGAATGTGCCGCACGCATGAAGCGGATTAACGCCGCAAAGCGCAAGCGGAAACAACGGGAGAAATGTCACGCTTTAGGGGCTGAAAAACCCTTGTAA
- a CDS encoding type II toxin-antitoxin system RelB/DinJ family antitoxin, which produces MAGNTTNISIRMDADLKAQADALFTELGMNLTTAFNIFVRQSLREGGIPFEVRLEQPNKETVAAMLEAERIAKDPSVKGYNDLDELFADLKR; this is translated from the coding sequence ATGGCTGGAAATACCACAAACATCAGTATCCGCATGGACGCAGATTTGAAAGCGCAGGCGGACGCACTGTTTACGGAACTTGGCATGAACCTGACTACGGCGTTTAACATCTTTGTGCGCCAGTCGCTTCGTGAAGGCGGCATTCCCTTTGAAGTAAGGCTGGAACAGCCGAACAAAGAAACGGTTGCTGCCATGCTGGAAGCGGAAAGGATTGCAAAAGACCCGTCTGTAAAGGGCTACAATGACCTTGACGAGTTATTTGCTGACCTGAAAAGATGA
- a CDS encoding type II toxin-antitoxin system YafQ family toxin codes for MKETKYTVKYTTSFKKDYKRAIKRGLKIELLEQVVALLAMGEPLPDKNRDHDLSGDWAGHRECHILPDWLLVYRIEDDVLVLTLARTGTHSDLFGK; via the coding sequence ATGAAAGAAACCAAATATACCGTCAAGTACACGACCAGTTTCAAAAAGGACTACAAACGAGCCATCAAGCGTGGCTTGAAGATTGAGCTGCTGGAGCAGGTCGTAGCATTGCTGGCAATGGGCGAACCGCTGCCGGATAAGAACCGTGACCATGACCTGTCCGGCGATTGGGCAGGTCATCGGGAATGTCATATTCTCCCGGACTGGCTGCTTGTCTATCGCATAGAGGATGATGTTCTGGTGCTGACGCTGGCCCGCACCGGCACACACAGCGACTTGTTCGGCAAATAA
- the mobQ gene encoding MobQ family relaxase → MFPIDFCHIPVSIIKRSAGRSAVAAAAYRSGTKLTNEWDGMIHDYTRKGGIVHAEIMLPAHAPPEFADRSILWNSVEQIEKARDSQLAREIEAALPRELSGEQQLALVRAYVKDNFVDKGMCADFAIHDKGTGNPHVHIMLTLRPLKENGQWGAKCRKAYDLDENGQRIPDGKGGWKNHREDTTDWNDKGNVEIWRAAWAAYTNRALESAGRPERIDHRSYKRQGIDKIPSVHLGPAASQMEKRGIRTDKGEVNRQIVADNKLLKEIKARITRLYRWSKAEAEKPQTQQSSLTALWEAQQQLNAPRTRTGKIRALQESAALFSFLQVNGIQSMQQLHEKIADMNSCYYDLRGKIVKAERRIAILTERGEMWEQYNQYKSIHKQLAKVKPEKREQFEQRHSRELILYDAAARYLKELKDSGEGITPKAWQREIDQLAAGKQTDTLAMKSMREELKAVERLRKTAEQLSRQERDKSHDRGPER, encoded by the coding sequence GTGTTCCCCATAGATTTCTGTCATATCCCCGTCAGTATCATCAAGCGCAGCGCAGGCCGTTCAGCCGTTGCCGCAGCTGCTTACCGCAGTGGAACCAAGCTGACAAATGAATGGGACGGAATGATCCACGACTACACCCGGAAAGGCGGCATTGTCCATGCGGAGATCATGCTGCCTGCCCACGCCCCGCCGGAATTTGCAGACCGTTCTATCCTCTGGAACAGCGTGGAGCAAATCGAGAAAGCAAGAGACAGCCAGCTTGCCCGCGAGATTGAGGCAGCTTTACCCCGTGAACTGTCCGGCGAACAACAGCTTGCCCTTGTGCGTGCCTATGTGAAGGACAACTTTGTAGACAAAGGAATGTGCGCCGACTTTGCTATCCATGACAAGGGAACCGGCAACCCTCATGTCCATATCATGCTGACGCTCCGGCCGTTGAAAGAAAATGGACAGTGGGGCGCAAAGTGCCGCAAGGCATACGATCTGGACGAGAATGGACAGCGTATCCCGGATGGGAAAGGCGGCTGGAAAAATCATCGGGAGGATACGACCGACTGGAACGATAAAGGAAATGTGGAGATTTGGCGGGCAGCGTGGGCAGCCTACACCAACCGGGCACTGGAATCTGCCGGTAGACCGGAGCGTATTGACCACCGCAGCTACAAGCGGCAGGGCATTGATAAAATTCCCTCTGTCCATCTGGGGCCAGCTGCCAGCCAAATGGAAAAGCGCGGTATCCGCACCGACAAGGGGGAAGTAAACCGACAGATCGTCGCCGACAACAAGCTGCTGAAAGAAATCAAAGCTCGCATTACCCGTCTTTATCGCTGGTCGAAAGCGGAAGCGGAAAAACCACAAACGCAGCAAAGCAGCTTGACCGCCTTGTGGGAAGCCCAACAGCAGTTGAACGCTCCCCGCACCCGCACCGGCAAAATCCGGGCTTTGCAGGAAAGCGCTGCACTATTCAGCTTTTTGCAGGTAAACGGCATCCAGTCTATGCAGCAGCTTCATGAAAAAATCGCTGATATGAACAGCTGTTACTATGACCTGCGGGGAAAGATCGTCAAGGCTGAGCGCCGGATCGCCATTCTTACCGAACGCGGGGAGATGTGGGAACAGTACAACCAGTACAAGTCCATCCACAAGCAGCTTGCCAAAGTAAAACCGGAAAAACGGGAACAGTTTGAGCAGCGCCACAGCCGGGAACTGATCCTGTATGATGCAGCAGCCCGGTATCTGAAAGAACTGAAAGACAGCGGCGAGGGGATCACCCCGAAGGCATGGCAGCGGGAAATCGACCAGCTGGCCGCCGGAAAGCAGACGGACACGCTTGCCATGAAATCCATGCGGGAGGAGTTGAAAGCAGTGGAACGGCTCCGCAAAACCGCCGAGCAGCTGTCCCGACAGGAAAGGGACAAGTCTCACGACCGTGGGCCGGAGCGGTAA
- a CDS encoding DUF3847 domain-containing protein, translating into MNEKITAQPPKEERQEVLKEIRQLENRKKILENKQRNEERRVRTRRLIERGAILEGIFPLASSLSGAEVKAFLIALSYLPGAAELTANLPKSGDMP; encoded by the coding sequence ATGAACGAAAAAATTACAGCCCAACCCCCAAAAGAAGAACGGCAGGAAGTCCTGAAGGAGATCCGGCAGCTTGAAAACCGCAAGAAGATTTTGGAGAACAAGCAACGAAACGAAGAACGCAGGGTTCGCACCCGCCGCCTGATTGAGCGCGGAGCCATTTTGGAGGGGATTTTCCCGCTGGCTTCCAGCCTTTCCGGCGCAGAGGTCAAAGCATTTCTGATTGCCCTGTCCTATCTTCCGGGGGCTGCGGAATTGACTGCAAACCTGCCAAAATCCGGGGATATGCCATAA
- a CDS encoding RNA polymerase sigma factor, producing the protein MQTINLKQYYPFCKEDIFVEVSDEIVEAFLLDKRAEAARERKMFRYKAFYSLDCNDGIENAAIGWAQPSPEDHLIEKEELAEYEELIRRLYEAISSLPPMQARRVHARYMLGMKVKDIAAMEGITPSQAGKSIHAALRRLRRYFARQKWTVNL; encoded by the coding sequence ATGCAGACCATCAATCTCAAACAATATTATCCATTTTGCAAAGAGGACATTTTTGTGGAGGTGTCCGATGAGATCGTCGAAGCGTTTCTTCTGGATAAGAGAGCCGAGGCCGCCAGAGAACGCAAGATGTTCCGGTATAAGGCGTTTTACTCCCTCGATTGTAACGATGGAATCGAAAATGCTGCAATCGGCTGGGCGCAGCCATCGCCGGAGGATCATCTGATAGAAAAAGAAGAATTAGCCGAATACGAAGAACTGATACGGCGATTGTATGAAGCCATTTCTTCCCTGCCGCCTATGCAGGCTCGCCGTGTCCACGCCCGCTATATGCTGGGTATGAAAGTGAAAGATATTGCCGCAATGGAGGGTATCACACCATCACAGGCGGGAAAATCCATCCACGCTGCACTGCGGAGGCTGCGCCGGTACTTTGCGCGTCAGAAATGGACGGTCAATCTATAA
- a CDS encoding RNA polymerase sigma factor: protein MEVTINYNGQAVAVEVTLEVYEFLDRADHKTENLFHEQRRHWDGREFDEYIITTEGVGAYGETPEEYLCRMETLHELMAVLDTCTEAQRRRFLLYALDGLSLAEIGVLCGCSKVAVYQSVEAVRKKFINFFESRLNE, encoded by the coding sequence ATGGAAGTTACCATCAATTATAACGGACAAGCTGTGGCCGTGGAGGTCACGCTGGAAGTCTATGAATTTCTTGATCGGGCAGATCACAAAACGGAGAACCTGTTCCATGAACAGCGGCGGCATTGGGATGGCCGGGAGTTTGACGAGTACATCATTACCACCGAGGGTGTAGGAGCCTACGGCGAAACGCCGGAAGAATACCTTTGCCGCATGGAAACGCTACATGAGCTGATGGCAGTTCTGGACACCTGTACCGAGGCCCAGCGCCGCCGGTTCCTGCTCTATGCGCTTGACGGGCTGAGCCTTGCAGAGATCGGTGTGCTGTGCGGCTGCTCCAAAGTGGCTGTGTATCAAAGTGTGGAGGCGGTCAGAAAAAAATTTATAAATTTCTTTGAGAGCAGGCTTAACGAATGA
- a CDS encoding recombinase family protein has protein sequence MARAKNRGYQQSFSPSYTIRRWRLGIYIRLSKEDLKKGKDDSNSVKNQRDLLNDFYRRNIDEFESITEYVDDGHTGTDANREDFQRLLADVVSGKINCVIVKDLSRFARNYSDAGSLIDNLFVQMGVRFISLAENVDSYKNPDSVSNIIVPITNVMNDNYCYQTSKKIRQVFDYKRRNGQYIGAFAPYGYVKHPKDKHRLIVDPDAAENVKLIFTMLIQGSSKRAIALYLNEHGVPSPSAYKVQKGLPVSTRGYDDPMWGVRMIHSILTNPTYTGDLAQGRSRVKSYKVHQIEAVPREEWVEVAGTHEAIIDYETFDKVQALLQRDTRTSPKGREVHLFSGFLKCADCGRAITRCVGKNNNVYYSCSTYKNRSRTACTMHSIKHERLEAAVLFAVQHQVHLAVSYSEIVTQINSAPIKKSQSYRLDDLIAAKERELTKITRYKQSLYQDWKDGEITQQEYRDMKADYERQTSDISAVLTRLNAERAELANGVDNEHPALVAFMKYQNIEALNREILVELVDYIKVYENGNISVKFKFADELRKIAEYIEINTTEDTAVAG, from the coding sequence ATGGCACGAGCAAAAAACAGAGGGTATCAGCAGAGTTTCTCTCCCTCTTACACAATCCGCCGCTGGCGGCTGGGCATCTATATCCGGCTTTCAAAGGAAGATTTGAAAAAAGGAAAAGACGATAGCAACAGCGTAAAGAACCAGCGTGACCTACTGAACGATTTTTACCGACGCAACATTGACGAGTTTGAAAGTATCACGGAATATGTAGATGACGGACATACTGGAACGGACGCTAACCGTGAAGATTTTCAACGGCTCTTGGCGGATGTCGTGAGTGGTAAAATCAACTGCGTTATAGTAAAAGACCTGTCCCGCTTCGCACGAAATTATAGCGATGCCGGAAGTTTGATCGATAACCTGTTTGTTCAAATGGGTGTTCGCTTTATCAGCCTTGCTGAGAATGTGGACAGCTACAAGAACCCCGACAGCGTTTCAAATATCATCGTTCCCATTACAAACGTGATGAACGATAATTACTGCTATCAGACTTCCAAAAAGATCCGGCAGGTATTTGATTACAAACGGCGCAACGGCCAGTATATCGGAGCATTTGCTCCTTACGGCTATGTAAAGCACCCAAAGGACAAGCACAGGCTGATTGTTGATCCCGATGCTGCTGAAAATGTCAAACTCATTTTCACAATGCTTATTCAAGGGTCATCAAAACGTGCTATCGCGCTGTACCTGAACGAACACGGCGTACCGAGCCCCTCGGCTTACAAGGTACAAAAGGGCTTGCCTGTTTCGACAAGAGGGTATGACGATCCTATGTGGGGAGTCCGCATGATCCACTCCATTCTTACCAATCCGACCTACACCGGGGATTTAGCCCAAGGCCGAAGCCGGGTGAAAAGCTACAAGGTACACCAGATTGAAGCTGTTCCCCGCGAGGAATGGGTGGAAGTGGCTGGAACGCATGAGGCCATTATCGACTATGAAACTTTCGACAAGGTACAGGCTCTCTTACAGCGTGATACCCGTACTTCCCCGAAAGGCCGTGAGGTACATTTATTCAGCGGCTTTCTGAAATGTGCCGATTGCGGGCGGGCCATTACCCGATGCGTTGGCAAGAACAACAATGTATATTATTCTTGCTCAACCTACAAGAACCGTTCCCGGACAGCCTGCACCATGCACTCAATCAAGCATGAACGGCTGGAGGCTGCTGTTCTGTTCGCTGTACAGCATCAGGTACATTTGGCTGTTTCCTACTCGGAAATCGTCACGCAGATCAATTCCGCTCCAATCAAAAAAAGCCAGTCTTACCGACTGGACGATCTGATAGCTGCAAAAGAGCGAGAACTGACAAAAATAACACGCTACAAGCAATCTCTTTATCAGGACTGGAAAGACGGTGAAATCACCCAGCAGGAATACCGGGATATGAAGGCAGACTATGAACGGCAGACTTCTGATATTTCCGCAGTGCTCACTCGTCTGAACGCTGAACGCGCAGAACTGGCAAACGGTGTAGACAACGAGCATCCTGCACTGGTAGCCTTTATGAAGTATCAGAACATTGAAGCCCTCAACCGTGAAATCTTGGTTGAGCTTGTGGACTATATCAAGGTCTATGAAAACGGTAATATCAGCGTGAAATTCAAATTTGCTGACGAGCTCCGCAAGATTGCCGAGTACATTGAAATCAACACTACGGAAGATACCGCAGTAGCGGGCTAA
- a CDS encoding DUF6870 family protein → MRSVDIGAVAAESLPDVSGMTFDNALSRKERISRFLQTVKNPYCFCIGGVGVKIEFAESGPSLQDKLTDFLLRQRSGL, encoded by the coding sequence ATGAGAAGCGTTGACATTGGCGCGGTGGCTGCCGAGTCCCTGCCTGATGTGAGCGGTATGACCTTTGACAATGCGCTTTCCCGAAAGGAGCGCATCTCTCGATTTTTGCAGACTGTCAAAAATCCATACTGCTTTTGCATCGGTGGTGTTGGCGTGAAAATTGAATTTGCTGAAAGCGGGCCATCTCTCCAAGATAAGCTGACGGATTTCCTGCTGCGGCAAAGAAGCGGGCTGTAA
- a CDS encoding sigma-70 family RNA polymerase sigma factor → MTTINLKDFYYWYTQDQLIEVSDEVAEVFKADARYEMAYQRRLSRHKAQYSLDCDDGIEYSACLHEPTPQELLERMETFLRLWNALNSLPEIQGRRIDAHIILGKSIKEIAEAEGVHEESIRQSIKRGLERMKKNF, encoded by the coding sequence ATGACTACTATCAATTTGAAAGATTTTTATTATTGGTACACGCAGGATCAGCTTATCGAAGTTTCTGACGAGGTGGCCGAGGTATTCAAGGCCGATGCCCGCTATGAAATGGCCTACCAGCGGCGGCTCTCCCGGCACAAGGCGCAGTATTCTCTGGACTGCGATGACGGGATTGAGTATTCCGCTTGCCTGCATGAGCCGACCCCGCAGGAGCTCCTTGAACGGATGGAAACCTTTCTTCGTCTGTGGAACGCTCTCAATTCTCTGCCGGAGATCCAAGGCCGTAGAATTGACGCACATATCATTCTTGGCAAGTCGATTAAGGAAATTGCCGAGGCCGAGGGCGTACATGAGGAGTCTATTCGCCAGTCGATCAAGCGTGGCCTTGAACGCATGAAAAAAAATTTTTGA